A genomic segment from Micromonospora echinaurantiaca encodes:
- a CDS encoding GNAT family N-acetyltransferase, whose protein sequence is MVDVRLEPMTEDQYGPWRAEAEAHYAQSVARLGQSAQEAARDAADTYAQLLPAEFATPDHHFWYAYDGDRRVGFLWVKVTRDTAFVYNVAVEPDVRRQGYGRAIMLAAERWCRDNALTRIGLRVFAHNTGARALYEQLGFTETARNMAKDL, encoded by the coding sequence ATGGTGGACGTGCGGCTGGAGCCGATGACCGAGGATCAGTACGGGCCGTGGCGGGCCGAGGCCGAGGCGCACTACGCGCAGAGCGTCGCCAGGTTGGGCCAGTCGGCGCAGGAGGCGGCGCGCGACGCCGCCGACACCTACGCGCAGTTGCTCCCCGCCGAGTTCGCCACCCCTGACCACCATTTCTGGTACGCCTACGACGGCGACCGCCGGGTCGGTTTCCTCTGGGTCAAAGTCACCCGCGACACCGCGTTCGTCTACAACGTCGCCGTCGAACCCGACGTACGCCGGCAGGGCTACGGCCGCGCGATCATGCTGGCCGCCGAGCGCTGGTGCCGCGACAACGCGCTGACCAGAATCGGTCTGCGCGTCTTCGCCCACAACACCGGCGCCCGGGCCCTCTACGAGCAGTTGGGCTTCACCGAGACCGCCCGCAACATGGCCAAAGACCTGTGA
- a CDS encoding NAD(P)/FAD-dependent oxidoreductase yields MLAETDVVIVGGGLAGLAAARRLHRAGVPWRLLEAGNRLGGRIATDAVDGYLLDRGFQVLNTAYPRLGALLDVDRLRLGHFTPGVLVRKGDALHRLVNPLREPTGGPRTALVGIGSPLDRLRFAALAAGCAALPPGRLLAAPETTTEAALRRAGLSDAIVEELLRPFLSGVFIDRELETSSRVFAMVLRSFARGRIGLPAEGMAALPRAVADPLPADLIELDTPVSQVAPGRVRTQAGDIGCRAVVVAVDPPAATTLLPDLPPVRMHSYTTYYHSTAEPPLAEPIMLVDGDRRELIANTVVVSQAAPTYAPAGRQLVATSVVGPTAPPEPAVRLELARLYGRSTADWTHLTTVSIPAALPAAPPPQGRLRKPVALGDGLFVAGDHRDSPSIQGALTSGWRAAGAVLAQLRAG; encoded by the coding sequence GTGCTGGCTGAGACCGATGTGGTGATCGTCGGCGGCGGGCTGGCCGGCCTCGCCGCGGCCCGGCGGCTGCACCGGGCCGGGGTGCCCTGGCGGCTGCTCGAGGCCGGTAACCGGCTCGGCGGCCGGATCGCCACCGACGCCGTCGACGGCTACCTGCTCGACCGGGGCTTCCAGGTGCTCAACACCGCCTATCCGCGACTCGGCGCGCTGCTCGACGTCGACCGGCTGCGCCTCGGCCACTTCACCCCCGGCGTGCTGGTGCGCAAGGGAGACGCGCTGCACCGGCTGGTCAACCCGTTGCGCGAACCGACCGGTGGGCCGCGCACCGCGCTGGTCGGGATCGGCTCGCCACTCGACCGGCTGCGGTTCGCCGCGCTCGCCGCCGGCTGCGCCGCGCTGCCACCCGGGCGGCTGCTCGCCGCGCCGGAGACCACCACCGAGGCGGCGCTGCGCCGGGCCGGGCTCTCCGACGCGATCGTCGAGGAACTGCTCCGGCCGTTCCTCTCCGGCGTCTTCATCGACCGGGAACTGGAGACCTCCAGCCGGGTGTTCGCGATGGTGCTGCGCTCGTTCGCCCGCGGCCGGATCGGCCTGCCCGCCGAGGGGATGGCCGCGCTGCCCCGGGCCGTCGCCGACCCGCTGCCGGCCGACCTGATCGAGCTGGACACCCCGGTCTCGCAGGTCGCGCCCGGACGGGTCCGCACCCAGGCCGGCGACATCGGCTGCCGCGCCGTCGTGGTCGCCGTCGACCCGCCGGCGGCGACCACCCTGCTGCCGGACCTGCCACCGGTACGGATGCACAGCTACACGACCTACTACCACAGCACCGCCGAGCCACCGCTGGCCGAGCCGATCATGCTCGTCGACGGCGACCGGCGGGAGTTGATCGCGAACACGGTGGTGGTCAGCCAGGCCGCACCCACGTACGCGCCGGCGGGGCGGCAGCTGGTGGCCACCTCGGTGGTCGGCCCAACGGCCCCGCCCGAGCCGGCCGTACGGCTCGAACTGGCCCGGCTCTACGGCCGGTCCACTGCCGACTGGACCCACCTGACCACCGTGTCGATCCCGGCCGCGCTGCCCGCCGCGCCACCACCGCAGGGCCGGCTGCGCAAGCCGGTGGCGCTCGGCGACGGCCTGTTCGTGGCCGGGGACCACCGGGACAGCCCGTCCATCCAGGGGGCGCTGACCAGCGGCTGGCGGGCTGCCGGGGCGGTGCTGGCGCAGCTGCGGGCCGGCTGA
- a CDS encoding class I SAM-dependent methyltransferase, with protein sequence MDVQNDVGLTAYLVNESRARRKNLAADPLASEWIADDQRGAVRDLWDEFAETVYPHDDLVVSLRARIILDTLSQALDKRGDTVLVVCGAGFSSYPWLLPFAAAMEVDLPHIVAAKRRRAAELRAAGVLDQREVEHVAADLNDPQARQHLLNRIRQFAAGRPVAYVAEGLIFYLPPDEARAVVGLGVSVGPESLTVVSYWPLAAADHPVLAAQRRWFRRRSVPEDATYLTTGDLSAIVGDRVDNHSPEDLQRRYLGEVVVPETELIPEHVAVAGQL encoded by the coding sequence GTGGACGTGCAGAACGACGTAGGGCTTACCGCATACCTGGTCAACGAATCGCGAGCGCGTCGGAAGAATCTCGCGGCCGATCCATTGGCGAGCGAGTGGATCGCGGACGATCAGCGCGGCGCGGTCCGGGATCTGTGGGACGAGTTCGCGGAAACGGTGTATCCCCACGACGACCTGGTCGTGTCGCTGCGTGCCCGGATCATTCTGGATACCCTGAGTCAGGCCTTGGACAAGCGCGGCGACACGGTGCTGGTGGTGTGTGGCGCGGGCTTCTCCTCATACCCGTGGCTGCTGCCGTTCGCCGCGGCGATGGAGGTCGATCTGCCCCACATCGTGGCGGCCAAGCGGCGACGAGCCGCCGAGCTGCGGGCCGCCGGGGTGCTCGATCAACGAGAGGTCGAGCACGTCGCGGCGGATCTCAACGATCCGCAGGCACGTCAGCATCTGCTGAACCGTATCCGGCAGTTCGCCGCCGGACGGCCCGTCGCATACGTGGCGGAGGGGCTGATCTTCTATTTGCCGCCGGATGAGGCTCGGGCGGTCGTCGGACTGGGGGTCTCGGTGGGACCGGAGTCCCTGACGGTGGTCAGCTACTGGCCGCTCGCCGCGGCGGATCATCCGGTGCTGGCAGCACAGCGCCGATGGTTCCGGAGACGGTCGGTGCCGGAGGATGCCACCTACCTGACGACCGGCGATCTCTCGGCGATCGTGGGGGATCGGGTGGACAACCACAGCCCCGAGGACCTCCAGCGCCGGTACCTCGGTGAGGTCGTCGTGCCCGAGACCGAGCTGATCCCGGAGCACGTGGCGGTGGCTGGGCAGCTATGA
- a CDS encoding SigE family RNA polymerase sigma factor, giving the protein MEDDDRALLAEFVASRAPVLVRVAYLLTGDRSSAEDLFQTALAKTIPKWRSIRHSDPEGYLRAVMYREQVSWWRRLRRRRDVPISADDLVVCDPSAGTDLRLAFRAALRQLPPTQRAVVVLRYYEDLPEAEVAELLGCSVGTVRSRTHRAITRLRQLLPHTELLELQR; this is encoded by the coding sequence GTGGAAGACGACGATCGGGCACTGCTGGCCGAGTTCGTGGCCAGCCGTGCACCGGTCCTGGTGCGGGTCGCCTACCTGCTCACCGGTGACCGGAGCAGCGCCGAGGACCTGTTCCAGACGGCGTTGGCCAAGACGATCCCGAAATGGCGGAGCATTCGCCATTCCGATCCGGAGGGGTACCTGCGGGCGGTCATGTACCGGGAGCAGGTCAGCTGGTGGCGACGGTTGCGTCGCCGCCGGGACGTACCGATCAGTGCGGACGACCTGGTGGTGTGCGATCCGAGTGCGGGAACCGATCTCCGGTTGGCCTTTCGGGCCGCACTGCGGCAGTTGCCGCCGACGCAGCGAGCAGTGGTGGTCCTCCGCTACTACGAGGATCTGCCGGAGGCCGAGGTCGCCGAGCTGCTGGGCTGCTCGGTCGGGACGGTTCGCAGCCGGACCCACCGCGCCATCACCCGGCTGCGCCAACTCCTGCCGCACACGGAACTGCTGGAGCTGCAGCGATGA
- a CDS encoding dienelactone hydrolase family protein, with protein MTEVLLYHHIQGLTDGVRSFADSLRQAGHTVHTPDLFDGRTFGSIEEGFGFARELGLDTIRERGVAAADELGPGLVYAGFSFGVTIAQRLAQTRPGARGALLMDSCLPVSEFGETWPEGVPVQIHGKEGDDFFDEDLPAARELAGSTAAAELFVYPGDQHLFADSSLDAYDPEAAALLMERVRAFLAAV; from the coding sequence GTGACCGAGGTGCTGCTCTACCACCACATCCAAGGCCTGACCGACGGGGTCCGGAGCTTCGCCGACAGCCTGCGCCAGGCCGGGCACACCGTGCACACGCCGGACCTGTTCGACGGCCGCACGTTCGGCAGCATCGAGGAGGGGTTCGGATTCGCTCGAGAGTTGGGACTCGACACGATCCGGGAGCGCGGCGTCGCCGCGGCCGACGAACTCGGCCCCGGGCTCGTCTACGCCGGATTCTCCTTCGGCGTGACGATCGCCCAGCGGCTCGCGCAGACCCGGCCCGGCGCCCGCGGAGCACTCCTCATGGATTCCTGCCTCCCGGTCTCGGAATTCGGAGAGACGTGGCCCGAGGGCGTGCCGGTGCAGATTCACGGCAAGGAGGGCGACGACTTCTTCGACGAGGACCTGCCGGCCGCACGCGAGCTCGCCGGCTCCACGGCGGCCGCCGAGCTGTTCGTCTATCCCGGCGACCAGCACCTCTTCGCCGACTCCTCGCTCGATGCCTACGACCCTGAGGCGGCCGCGCTGCTCATGGAGCGGGTGCGGGCATTTCTCGCCGCCGTCTGA
- a CDS encoding MMPL family transporter: MSGRGGRVTLVALAVVLGWLLVGAVTGPFAGRLGEVATNDSAAFLPADAEATRAQELSGRFVDRQTTPALVVYERTSGITDADRQRVAADAARFAEVPGVIGPLPPPIPSQDGQAVQVVVPIDDGEGERIGTTVERLRDIAGGDRDGLTVDVAGPAGLLADLIEVFSAIDGTLLLVTLCVVLVILLVVYRSPVLWIFPLLSAGTSFALAAAFVHLLADADVITLNGQAQGILTVLVFGAGTDYALLLVARYREELHRHARPWDAMRTAWKGAAPAIIASGGTVILSLLCLLLSSLNSNRALGPVAAIGIAATLLVMLTFLPALLVLGGRWAFWPRRPREDEAEPQAEQGMWRRIAGFVARRARPVWLVTSVLLAALALGLTQLGATTLGQSDLFTQRTDSVVGQEVIARHYPAGTGSPATILVDQRAARQVAEVARTVPGVAAVRPVTGDRAGPPDPAAPPRVVDGTVQLEATLADPPDSDGAERTIRDLRAAVHRVPGANAAVGGFTAINVDTAAAATRDQNVIIPVVLVVIAIILALLLRALLAPILLIATVLLSFAATLGLCALVFRHVLDFPGVDASFPLFAFVFLVALGIDYNIFLMSRVREESVRRGTRAGVLAGLAVTGGVITSAGIVLAATFSALAVLPLVVLVELGVAVAVGVLIDTIVVRSLLVPALAYDIGPRVWWPGRLARANGEREARRAG, encoded by the coding sequence ATGTCCGGACGAGGCGGCAGGGTCACCCTGGTCGCGCTGGCGGTCGTGCTCGGCTGGCTGCTCGTCGGCGCGGTGACCGGGCCCTTCGCGGGGCGGCTCGGCGAGGTCGCCACCAACGACAGCGCCGCCTTCCTGCCCGCCGACGCCGAGGCGACCCGGGCCCAGGAACTGTCCGGGCGGTTCGTCGACCGGCAGACCACCCCGGCCCTGGTCGTCTACGAACGCACCTCCGGCATCACCGACGCCGACCGGCAGCGGGTGGCCGCCGACGCCGCCCGGTTCGCCGAGGTGCCCGGGGTGATCGGCCCGCTGCCCCCGCCGATCCCCAGTCAGGACGGGCAGGCCGTGCAGGTGGTGGTGCCCATCGACGACGGCGAGGGGGAGCGGATCGGCACGACCGTGGAACGGCTGCGCGACATCGCCGGCGGCGACCGGGACGGGTTGACCGTCGACGTGGCGGGGCCGGCCGGGCTGCTCGCCGACCTGATCGAGGTCTTCTCCGCCATCGACGGCACGCTGCTGCTGGTCACCCTCTGCGTGGTGCTGGTCATCCTGCTGGTGGTCTACCGCAGCCCGGTCCTGTGGATCTTCCCGCTGCTCTCAGCCGGTACGTCCTTCGCGCTGGCCGCCGCCTTCGTCCACCTGCTCGCCGACGCCGACGTCATCACGCTCAACGGGCAGGCGCAGGGCATCCTCACCGTGCTGGTCTTCGGCGCCGGCACCGACTACGCGCTGCTGCTGGTCGCCCGCTACCGCGAGGAGCTGCACCGGCACGCCCGCCCCTGGGACGCGATGCGCACCGCCTGGAAGGGGGCCGCCCCGGCGATCATCGCCTCCGGCGGCACGGTCATCCTGAGCCTGCTCTGCCTGCTGCTGTCCAGCCTGAACTCCAACCGCGCGCTCGGCCCGGTCGCCGCCATCGGCATCGCCGCCACCCTGCTGGTGATGCTCACCTTCCTGCCCGCCCTGCTGGTGCTCGGCGGGCGGTGGGCGTTCTGGCCGCGCCGGCCCCGCGAGGACGAGGCGGAACCGCAGGCCGAGCAGGGCATGTGGCGCCGGATCGCCGGTTTCGTGGCCCGCCGGGCCCGGCCGGTCTGGCTGGTCACCAGCGTGCTGCTGGCGGCCCTGGCGCTCGGCCTGACCCAGCTCGGCGCCACCACCCTCGGCCAGTCCGACCTGTTCACCCAGCGCACCGACTCGGTGGTCGGCCAGGAGGTGATCGCCCGGCACTACCCGGCCGGCACCGGCAGCCCCGCCACCATCCTGGTCGACCAGCGGGCCGCCCGGCAGGTCGCCGAGGTGGCCCGGACCGTGCCCGGGGTGGCCGCCGTCCGGCCGGTCACCGGCGACCGGGCCGGGCCGCCTGACCCCGCCGCGCCGCCCAGGGTGGTCGACGGCACCGTGCAACTGGAGGCGACGCTGGCCGACCCGCCGGACAGCGACGGCGCCGAGCGCACCATCCGCGACCTGCGGGCCGCGGTGCACCGGGTGCCCGGCGCGAACGCCGCGGTCGGCGGCTTCACCGCGATCAACGTGGACACCGCGGCGGCCGCCACCCGCGACCAGAACGTCATCATCCCGGTGGTCCTGGTGGTGATCGCGATCATCCTGGCCCTGCTGCTCCGCGCGCTGCTCGCCCCGATCCTGCTGATCGCCACCGTGCTGCTGTCGTTCGCCGCCACCCTCGGGCTCTGCGCGCTGGTCTTCCGGCACGTCCTTGACTTCCCCGGCGTGGACGCGTCGTTCCCGCTGTTCGCGTTCGTCTTCCTGGTCGCGCTCGGCATCGACTACAACATCTTCCTGATGAGCCGGGTCCGGGAGGAATCCGTCCGGCGGGGCACCCGGGCCGGGGTGCTGGCCGGGCTCGCGGTCACCGGCGGCGTCATCACGTCGGCCGGGATCGTGCTGGCCGCGACCTTCTCGGCGCTGGCCGTCCTGCCGCTGGTGGTCCTGGTCGAACTGGGCGTGGCCGTCGCGGTGGGCGTGCTCATCGACACCATCGTGGTCCGCTCGCTGCTGGTGCCGGCCCTGGCGTACGACATCGGGCCGCGGGTGTGGTGGCCGGGCCGGCTGGCCCGGGCGAACGGTGAACGGGAGGCGCGCCGTGCTGGCTGA
- a CDS encoding ArsR/SmtB family transcription factor yields MADNPPDYELADRMALTRPDQVKAIGHPLRTMILQLLHERAATVTELAEAVERPKSTVAHHVDVLTRNGLLRVVRTRKVRAIEERFYGRTARMFYVAAEPSPAGEQMPGDFNDFEVAARESATAFEQGKLWGFIRHARISEDQASQFWDRIAELVDEFDRMPRSGETMYGFAIGIYPTDHPTLPTAQ; encoded by the coding sequence ATGGCCGACAACCCCCCCGACTACGAGCTAGCCGATCGGATGGCGCTGACCAGACCGGACCAGGTGAAGGCCATCGGCCACCCGCTCCGCACGATGATCCTGCAGCTCCTCCACGAGCGGGCCGCGACCGTGACCGAGTTGGCGGAGGCAGTCGAGCGCCCCAAGAGCACCGTCGCGCACCACGTGGACGTGCTCACCCGCAACGGCCTGCTCCGGGTGGTGCGCACGCGGAAGGTGCGGGCGATCGAGGAGCGCTTCTACGGGCGCACCGCGCGCATGTTCTACGTGGCGGCGGAGCCATCCCCCGCTGGCGAGCAGATGCCGGGCGACTTCAACGACTTCGAGGTGGCCGCCCGCGAGTCCGCGACGGCGTTCGAGCAGGGAAAGCTCTGGGGCTTCATCCGGCATGCGCGCATCTCGGAGGATCAGGCCTCTCAATTCTGGGACCGGATCGCGGAACTCGTTGACGAGTTCGACCGGATGCCGAGGTCCGGCGAAACCATGTACGGGTTCGCGATCGGCATCTACCCCACCGACCACCCGACCCTGCCGACGGCTCAGTGA
- a CDS encoding phage integrase central domain-containing protein gives MKTALARGEWVDPALSRVTVGDWAARWFANQVQLKPSTRQRYASLLRRQVLPVWERVPLSAVTHADVGEWVRRMTQAGLASSTVRQAHRVFSLLLALAVRDGRLTRNVAAGVRLPRVGRADKVFL, from the coding sequence ATGAAGACGGCACTCGCCCGCGGTGAGTGGGTCGATCCGGCTCTCTCGCGGGTCACCGTTGGTGACTGGGCCGCCCGGTGGTTCGCCAATCAGGTGCAGCTCAAGCCGTCGACCCGCCAGCGGTACGCCAGTCTCCTGCGGAGGCAAGTGCTCCCGGTGTGGGAACGCGTCCCGCTTTCGGCAGTCACGCACGCCGACGTTGGCGAGTGGGTGCGCCGCATGACGCAGGCCGGTCTTGCTTCGTCCACGGTTCGGCAAGCCCACCGGGTGTTCTCGCTGCTGCTGGCTCTGGCCGTTCGGGATGGCCGGCTGACTCGCAACGTCGCGGCCGGTGTGCGCCTCCCCCGCGTTGGGCGCGCCGACAAGGTGTTCCTGTGA
- a CDS encoding site-specific integrase, with protein sequence MTHAQVGELAAAAEPHGLIVRVLAYTGLRWGELAALRVRRVDLVKRRLLVAESVTEVNGRAVFGTPKTHQRRSVPLPRFLVEPIAAQVAGRSGDELVFTSPAGEVLRNNNFRRRVFDRAAESIGLAGLTPHELRHTAASLAVAEGANVKAVQRMLGHASAAMTLDVYADLFEGDLDQVADRLDRAAARAAADSVRTEGLGPNLDAVRPGRRHPA encoded by the coding sequence GTGACGCACGCCCAGGTGGGCGAGCTGGCAGCGGCGGCAGAGCCACACGGGCTGATCGTCCGCGTGCTGGCCTACACGGGGCTGCGCTGGGGCGAGTTGGCGGCACTTCGGGTGCGCCGGGTGGACCTGGTGAAGCGTCGGTTGCTGGTGGCGGAGTCAGTGACTGAGGTCAACGGTCGGGCGGTGTTCGGCACGCCGAAGACGCATCAGCGCCGGTCGGTGCCGCTCCCCCGGTTCTTGGTGGAGCCGATCGCCGCACAGGTCGCCGGTCGTTCCGGTGACGAGCTGGTGTTCACGTCCCCGGCCGGTGAGGTGCTGCGCAACAACAACTTCCGTCGCCGGGTCTTCGACCGGGCTGCGGAGTCGATCGGTCTCGCCGGCCTCACTCCGCACGAGCTGCGGCACACGGCGGCCAGTCTGGCGGTGGCCGAGGGCGCCAACGTCAAGGCGGTGCAGCGGATGCTCGGGCACGCCTCGGCGGCGATGACGCTGGACGTGTACGCGGACCTCTTCGAGGGCGACCTGGACCAGGTGGCGGACCGCCTGGACCGGGCGGCGGCTCGTGCTGCTGCGGACTCAGTGCGGACTGAGGGTCTCGGTCCGAATCTTGACGCGGTTCGTCCGGGTCGTCGGCACCCTGCCTGA
- a CDS encoding DUF6414 family protein, giving the protein MLREFIYVDADKVRSLLAQLDGGVAEELKVTEKDQGNLTGGIRNVASREKVWGTEESTQRSLADAVFPSLEDALTTQGYLEDVSNELRDMDGEDFEEFQERFPPGSFVRVTGPARLFDARYVARAFGGFTTAAAGVLNLQGSGREQRTPGKGKSKQRPKQRAVSAAAQSDELESLIPDYDSSATSFMQGLEADDLRSMVKLARGMFYPGLHLAMSPSEHDDGPTITARLQEGRRFLDSEPDVLFARYGVQEQDWTIVGTIGSYSADPDFDFEVPEMAGDKGIERPKVVAAINDLLMLLGSLGLADHPQHPGFSLVPFGVYRPILPATGNDVATRTDGAVV; this is encoded by the coding sequence TTGCTTCGCGAGTTCATCTATGTCGATGCAGACAAAGTCCGGTCGCTTTTGGCTCAGTTGGACGGCGGCGTCGCCGAAGAGTTGAAGGTCACCGAAAAGGATCAGGGAAATCTGACGGGAGGGATTAGGAACGTCGCAAGCCGGGAGAAGGTCTGGGGGACCGAGGAAAGCACCCAACGCTCTTTGGCGGATGCTGTCTTTCCATCACTAGAGGACGCCCTAACTACGCAGGGATACCTTGAGGATGTCTCGAACGAGCTCAGGGATATGGATGGGGAAGACTTTGAGGAGTTTCAGGAGCGCTTTCCCCCTGGGAGTTTCGTAAGAGTTACTGGGCCAGCACGCCTCTTTGATGCCCGCTACGTTGCGCGAGCCTTCGGCGGTTTTACTACAGCCGCTGCGGGCGTACTTAATCTGCAAGGTTCGGGGAGGGAGCAACGGACGCCCGGCAAAGGCAAGTCCAAGCAGCGGCCCAAGCAGAGAGCGGTGTCAGCTGCCGCCCAGTCTGACGAGCTAGAGAGCCTGATCCCTGACTACGACTCGTCGGCTACGTCCTTTATGCAAGGACTCGAAGCAGACGATTTGCGTTCCATGGTCAAGCTTGCTCGGGGCATGTTCTATCCGGGTCTCCACCTAGCGATGTCTCCAAGTGAGCATGACGATGGTCCGACCATTACTGCACGCCTGCAAGAGGGGCGCAGGTTTTTGGACAGCGAACCCGACGTGTTGTTCGCTAGGTATGGCGTGCAAGAGCAGGACTGGACAATCGTGGGAACGATCGGTTCATATAGCGCTGACCCTGACTTCGATTTCGAGGTTCCGGAGATGGCGGGCGACAAGGGAATCGAGCGACCGAAGGTAGTAGCAGCAATCAACGATCTCTTGATGCTCTTGGGCAGCCTCGGTCTGGCAGATCACCCACAGCATCCGGGATTCTCGTTGGTTCCCTTCGGCGTCTACCGACCGATCCTGCCTGCGACCGGTAATGACGTCGCCACACGCACGGATGGTGCAGTCGTCTGA
- a CDS encoding M16 family metallopeptidase, with product MIQHLDVDGVPTLLAPTGGPMRAGLTFRVGTADETLARSGITHLVEHLALAPLGMADYHFNGATSPVFTTFHMQGSEQDIATFLTAVCANLTELPTGRLEVEKEILRTEWSNRGGSPVEAVPLWRHGARDFGLTSYPEWGLGALTGDDLRQWAARWFTRENAVLWIAGDRVPAGLRLALPAGVRHPVPAASSALPRTPAYFVSGSRAVVLDAVVRRSTAASLFADVLERELFRALRQEGGLSYTTTAGYDPRGDGYASLRALADALPEKQDAVLGGFIDTLAKLRVGRIEQSDLDSCVAKREDLLGTAEVDAARLPAYACNVLTGERNLTIDEHRAELKAVTVADLHAVAWEVAGSALLMVPEGNTADWAGFVEAPTCSERIVDGTAYREREGDGELRVGVDGVSYVGPGGPLTVTYADCAVLLAWPDGARQLIGSDAISMRIEPTMFELHPGAIRVIDSQVPADRQVVMPARDPERIPQPRATESASRREPVARSWWEIPLMVVSGLAALAVGGLTALLTLGMFITETAEGEGWLWGVVVVGWLLTVILALPIVLLRRRRR from the coding sequence ATGATCCAGCACCTGGACGTGGACGGGGTGCCCACCCTGCTGGCCCCGACCGGCGGGCCGATGCGCGCCGGGCTGACCTTCCGGGTCGGCACCGCCGACGAGACGCTGGCCCGCAGCGGCATCACCCACCTGGTGGAACACCTGGCGCTCGCGCCGCTCGGGATGGCCGACTACCACTTCAACGGGGCCACCTCGCCGGTCTTCACCACCTTCCACATGCAGGGGTCCGAGCAGGACATCGCCACCTTCCTCACCGCCGTCTGCGCCAACCTGACCGAACTGCCGACCGGCCGGCTGGAGGTGGAGAAGGAAATCCTGCGTACCGAGTGGAGCAACCGGGGCGGCTCGCCGGTGGAGGCGGTGCCGCTGTGGCGGCACGGCGCCCGGGACTTCGGCCTGACCAGCTACCCCGAGTGGGGGCTCGGCGCGCTCACCGGCGACGACCTGCGGCAGTGGGCCGCCCGCTGGTTCACCCGGGAGAACGCGGTGCTCTGGATCGCTGGCGACCGGGTGCCCGCCGGGCTGCGGCTGGCGCTGCCGGCCGGCGTACGCCACCCGGTGCCGGCCGCGTCGTCGGCGCTGCCGCGCACCCCGGCGTACTTCGTCAGCGGCTCGCGGGCGGTGGTGCTCGACGCGGTGGTGCGACGCTCGACCGCCGCGAGCCTCTTCGCCGACGTGCTGGAGCGCGAGCTGTTCCGGGCGCTGCGGCAGGAGGGCGGTCTCTCCTACACCACCACCGCCGGCTACGACCCGCGTGGCGACGGATACGCCAGCCTGCGCGCGCTCGCCGACGCGCTGCCGGAGAAGCAGGACGCGGTGCTCGGCGGCTTCATCGACACCCTGGCCAAGCTCCGGGTCGGCCGGATCGAGCAGAGCGACCTGGACTCCTGCGTGGCCAAGCGGGAGGACCTGCTCGGCACCGCCGAGGTGGACGCCGCCCGGCTGCCGGCGTACGCCTGCAACGTGCTCACCGGGGAGCGCAACCTCACCATCGACGAGCACCGGGCCGAGCTGAAGGCGGTCACCGTCGCCGACCTGCACGCGGTGGCCTGGGAGGTGGCCGGATCGGCGCTGCTGATGGTGCCGGAGGGGAACACCGCCGACTGGGCCGGGTTCGTCGAGGCACCCACGTGCTCGGAGCGGATCGTCGACGGCACCGCGTACCGGGAGCGGGAGGGCGACGGCGAGCTGCGGGTCGGCGTCGACGGGGTGAGCTACGTCGGGCCGGGTGGCCCGCTCACCGTCACGTACGCCGACTGCGCGGTGCTGCTCGCCTGGCCGGACGGCGCCCGGCAGCTGATCGGGTCCGACGCCATCTCGATGCGCATCGAGCCCACCATGTTCGAGCTGCACCCCGGCGCGATCCGGGTGATCGACTCGCAGGTGCCGGCGGACCGCCAGGTGGTCATGCCGGCCCGCGACCCGGAGCGCATCCCGCAGCCCCGCGCGACCGAGTCGGCGTCCCGCCGGGAGCCGGTCGCGCGGTCCTGGTGGGAGATCCCGCTGATGGTGGTCAGCGGCCTGGCGGCGCTGGCGGTCGGCGGGTTGACCGCCCTGCTCACCCTCGGCATGTTCATCACCGAGACGGCCGAGGGCGAGGGCTGGCTGTGGGGCGTCGTCGTGGTGGGGTGGCTGCTCACTGTTATCCTCGCGTTGCCCATCGTGCTGCTGCGCCGACGACGCCGATGA